A region from the Geobacter benzoatilyticus genome encodes:
- a CDS encoding AAA family ATPase, translating into MSTDLLKRASTFTGEVLNRFYPAPGEQVGDTFSLGKLRHILFAPGELSVWTGLNGHGKSLLLNQLAIDVAKEGQQVAIASFEMSAKRTLYRMVRQAVGADQPADWLITQCLQWLDDLMWIYDHTGTVNTNDLLKTFHKAATERGVAHFVIDSLMKCGIAEDDYNAQKALVDRLQNFAQTDGIHVHLVAHSRKKNNEDDAPGKMDVKGSGAITDLADNVFSVWRNKGKEAKVQQLADTKQTIPDELRNKPDAILDCSKHRELGGDAEGRYGLFYHRASMQFIERPGDLPFFYFEA; encoded by the coding sequence ATGAGCACCGACCTTCTCAAGAGAGCATCTACATTCACGGGCGAGGTATTGAATCGCTTCTATCCGGCTCCGGGTGAACAGGTGGGCGATACCTTCAGCCTTGGAAAACTCCGGCACATACTCTTTGCACCTGGAGAACTCTCAGTCTGGACCGGACTGAACGGTCACGGGAAAAGCCTTCTCCTGAATCAGCTTGCCATCGACGTTGCCAAAGAAGGGCAGCAGGTAGCGATTGCCAGCTTCGAGATGAGCGCCAAACGGACCTTGTACCGGATGGTGCGGCAGGCAGTGGGAGCGGACCAGCCGGCGGACTGGCTCATTACGCAGTGCCTTCAATGGCTCGACGACCTTATGTGGATCTATGACCACACCGGCACCGTCAACACCAATGATCTTCTTAAGACCTTTCACAAGGCCGCGACGGAGCGGGGAGTTGCTCACTTCGTCATTGACTCGCTCATGAAATGCGGGATTGCCGAGGACGATTACAACGCCCAAAAGGCACTCGTCGACCGCCTCCAGAATTTTGCACAGACCGACGGCATACACGTTCACCTTGTGGCACACAGCCGGAAAAAGAACAACGAAGACGACGCCCCCGGGAAAATGGATGTGAAAGGTTCAGGGGCCATTACGGACCTTGCTGACAACGTGTTCTCCGTCTGGAGGAACAAGGGCAAGGAGGCCAAGGTGCAGCAGTTGGCCGACACCAAACAGACGATACCGGATGAACTCAGGAACAAGCCAGATGCAATTTTGGATTGCTCCAAGCACCGGGAGCTTGGCGGCGATGCAGAGGGACGGTATGGGCTCTTCTATCATCGGGCGTCGATGCAGTTCATCGAAAGGCCGGGAGACTTGCCCTTCTTCTACTTCGAGGCATGA
- a CDS encoding helix-turn-helix domain-containing protein: protein MKKRNLFEELTQGIEEINQFREGKITLKTYRVEKTPKVEVTPELIKETRERLNLSRAVFAHELHVSPRTLEKWEQGRAKPNDQAATLILLVRKYPDTLDRLKKLAA, encoded by the coding sequence ATGAAAAAGCGCAACCTCTTTGAAGAACTGACGCAGGGTATCGAGGAAATCAACCAATTCAGGGAGGGCAAGATCACCCTGAAAACCTACCGTGTGGAAAAAACGCCGAAAGTCGAGGTAACGCCGGAACTCATCAAGGAGACGCGGGAACGTCTGAACCTCTCTCGTGCCGTGTTCGCCCATGAGCTTCATGTCTCTCCCCGAACCCTTGAAAAGTGGGAACAGGGCCGCGCCAAGCCGAACGACCAGGCTGCAACCCTGATCCTACTGGTTCGGAAGTATCCGGACACCTTGGACCGACTGAAGAAGCTGGCGGCATAG
- a CDS encoding type II toxin-antitoxin system RelE/ParE family toxin, which produces MLFVETSLFTKLLPDYLSDDEYREFQAFMAENPDTGDVIRGSGGIRKVRWTAKGKGKRGGVRIIYYWQRADSHIYLITVYAKNEMANLPPAEIAALKSMVEAWNK; this is translated from the coding sequence ATGCTTTTTGTCGAAACATCTCTGTTCACAAAGCTACTGCCTGATTACCTATCAGATGACGAGTATCGGGAGTTTCAGGCATTCATGGCCGAGAATCCGGATACAGGAGATGTAATCAGGGGCTCCGGCGGAATCCGCAAGGTTCGATGGACGGCCAAGGGCAAAGGCAAGCGCGGCGGTGTGAGGATCATCTACTACTGGCAACGGGCGGATAGTCATATCTACCTGATAACCGTCTACGCCAAGAACGAAATGGCGAACCTTCCCCCCGCAGAGATTGCAGCACTCAAGAGCATGGTGGAGGCATGGAACAAATGA
- a CDS encoding tyrosine-type recombinase/integrase: MKFTDKGILNLKAKDKMYQLREDKGFGIRILPSGHKIWIFVYTFDGKRRQMNLGSYPAKSLVDARAAHAAAYAMLNDPTNPRDPQSERDQKHEGERQARDEHRKAPTIEKLVSEYIERHAKKFKRSWQEDERLLNREVIPSWGQLKAADITKRDVTLLLESIVDRGSPAMSNQVLKIVRKMFNFAIERDILQNTPCLGVKALAPNNSRERTLTESEIKTLWSSLDSPKVAMSNELRRALKLILVTAQRPGEVAGIHTSEIDGNWWTIPSERAKNGKAHRVYLTDLALELIGEQTVFDMETGETVPKGFIFPSPRVEIDPVTEKPIGKPIDAHALPVAVRRNLAWPMTDKNGKPLYDKDGKPATENKLSISQFTPHDLRRTAATFMAQMGYMDEVIDAVLNHAKQGVIRVYNLHKYDLEKQQALEAWERKLKNIVSGENSSNVVSILPRKKTA, translated from the coding sequence ATGAAGTTTACCGACAAGGGAATATTGAACCTGAAGGCGAAGGACAAAATGTATCAGCTCAGGGAGGATAAAGGCTTCGGCATCCGTATCCTTCCCTCAGGTCATAAGATATGGATCTTCGTCTACACCTTCGACGGGAAACGCCGCCAGATGAATCTGGGGAGTTATCCAGCAAAAAGCTTAGTCGATGCACGCGCAGCCCACGCCGCAGCATACGCCATGCTTAACGATCCCACCAATCCCCGCGACCCGCAATCAGAGAGGGACCAGAAGCACGAGGGGGAACGACAGGCCCGGGACGAACACCGGAAGGCCCCCACCATAGAAAAGCTCGTGAGCGAGTACATTGAGCGCCATGCAAAGAAGTTCAAGCGGTCATGGCAGGAGGATGAACGGTTGCTCAACCGTGAAGTAATACCATCGTGGGGGCAACTGAAGGCCGCAGACATCACCAAGCGAGACGTTACCCTCTTGCTGGAAAGTATCGTCGATCGTGGCTCCCCCGCCATGTCAAACCAGGTGCTCAAGATCGTACGCAAGATGTTCAACTTTGCCATCGAGCGCGACATTCTCCAAAACACTCCTTGCCTTGGCGTCAAGGCCCTTGCACCGAATAACAGCCGGGAGCGCACCTTGACCGAATCCGAGATCAAGACTCTTTGGTCCTCTCTCGATTCCCCAAAGGTGGCCATGTCCAACGAACTCCGTCGCGCCCTAAAGCTGATTCTCGTCACGGCCCAGCGGCCCGGTGAAGTGGCGGGGATACATACCAGTGAGATTGACGGGAATTGGTGGACCATCCCGAGCGAGAGGGCGAAGAACGGGAAAGCCCATCGGGTATACCTTACCGACCTTGCACTTGAACTCATTGGAGAGCAGACCGTTTTTGATATGGAAACCGGAGAGACGGTGCCGAAGGGATTTATCTTCCCCTCCCCTCGTGTCGAGATCGACCCTGTAACCGAAAAGCCAATCGGCAAACCGATAGACGCCCACGCCCTCCCCGTTGCGGTCCGCAGAAACCTTGCATGGCCGATGACCGACAAGAACGGAAAACCGCTCTATGACAAGGACGGCAAACCGGCCACCGAGAACAAACTCAGTATTTCTCAGTTCACCCCGCATGACCTGAGACGAACGGCTGCAACCTTCATGGCCCAAATGGGATACATGGACGAAGTGATAGACGCGGTATTGAACCACGCCAAGCAAGGGGTAATTCGAGTTTACAACCTTCACAAGTATGACCTGGAAAAACAGCAAGCCCTTGAAGCTTGGGAGCGGAAGCTGAAGAACATCGTCTCGGGCGAGAATAGCAGTAATGTGGTGAGCATCCTGCCCCGCAAGAAGACTGCATAA